Below is a genomic region from Fusobacterium canifelinum.
GCCAAGTGTACACTCAGCTATATTCTTTATAGTTTCTATTGCAATAGGAGCTGTAATATCAGGAGTGATATTTGGAGTTCTTAGAGGAAAGAAAAAATAAGAAAAACATATTGACATAAAACATAAAATATAGTATAAGATAGGTAGAAGATATGTTCATATAGCAGTGAACAGGATAATCAAAAGAAATGCTATTTAAGAAGATATGTTCATATAGCAGTGAACAGGATAATCAAAAGAAGTGCTATTCAAGAAGATTTAAAAAGTCCTGATTTTAATATTAGGACTTTTTTCATAGTTGGAGGTTTTAATGTGAAATTTTGTTTTTTAACTGATGATTTTTTTGATTTATATAAAGAATGTGAGGAAATAGAAAAGAAAAATAATAGACCTTATGCAACAGTTTGTCTTTTAAAGTACAATAATCTTTATTTTGCCATTCCAATAAGACATAATATCAAACACCAATATGCTATTTTTACAGATAAAGAAAAAACAAAAGGTTTAGATTTATCAAAAACATTAATAATCAAAGATTTAAATTTTGTAGTTCAAAATAGAACTGCTTTTATTTCACAAGATGAATATAGTCAATTAATTCAAAAAGAAACTTTTATAATTTCTAAATTAAATTCTTATATTAAAAAATATATAAAGGCACTTGGACATCAAAATATTAAAAAAAATTATTTACTTTGTTCTATGTCTTGTCTAAAATATTTTCATAAAGAACTAAATATCGAGTAAAAAATAAAGATAAAGTTTAAGAATTATGGTATAATGTAATGATATTAAAAGTGGAGGTTTTATAATGAAAAAAGGTGGAATTGTTATACTTGATTTCGGTTCTCAATACAATCAACTTATTGCAAGAAGAGTTAGAGAAATGGGAGTCTATGCCGAAGTTGTTCCTTTTCATGAAGATGTTGACAAAATTTTAGCTAGAGAACCAAAAGGAATTATTCTTTCTGGTGGACCTGCTTCTGTTTATGCTGAGGGGGCTCCAAGTTTGGATATTAAATTATTTCAAAATAATATCCCAATTCTTGGACTTTGTTATGGTATGCAATTAATTACTCATTTACATGGTGGAAAAGTTGCAAGAGCTGATAAACAAGAGTTTGGTAAAGCTGAACTAGAACTTGATGATAAAAATCATATACTATATAAAGATATTCCAAATAAGACTACTGTTTGGATGAGTCATGGAGACCATGTTACAGAAATGGCACCTGATTTTAAAATTATTGCTCACACTGATTCTTCAATAGCTGCTATTGAAAATAATGATAAAAATATTTATGCTTTCCAATATCACCCAGAGGTTACTCACTCTCAACATGGTTTTGATATGCTTAAAAACTTTGTTTTTGGTATAGCAAAAGCTGAAAAAAATTGGTCAATGGAAAACTATATTGAATCAACTGTTAAACAAATAAAAGAAAGAGTCGGTAATAAACAAGTAATATTAGGTTTATCTGGCGGAGTAGATTCATCTGTTGCTGCTGCACTTATCAATAAGGCAATAGGTAGACAATTAACTTGTATTTTTGTTGATACTGGTTTACTTAGAAAAGATGAAGCTAAACAAGTTATGGAAGTTTATGCTAAAAACTTTGATATGAATATTAAATGTGTAAATGCAGAAGAAAGATTTTTAACAAAACTTGCTGGAGTAACTGACCCTGAAACTAAGAGAAAAATTATAGGAAAAGAATTTGTTGAAGTATTCAATGAAGAAGCTAAAAAGATTGAAGGGGCTGAATTCTTAGCACAAGGAACTATCTATCCAGATGTAATTGAATCTGTTTCTGTTAAAGGACCTTCTGTTACTATAAAATCTCATCACAATGTTGGAGGTTTACCAGAAGATTTAAAATTTGAATTACTTGAACCTTTAAGAGAATTATTTAAAGATGAAGTTAGAAAAGTTGGTAGAGAATTAGGTATCCCTGATTATATGGTTGATAGACATCCATTCCCAGGACCTGGTTTAGGAATTAGAATTTTAGGAGAAGTTACTAAAGAAAAAGCTGATATTTTAAGAGAAGCTGATGCAATATTTATAGAAGAATTAAGAAAGGCTGATTTATATAATAAAGTTAGCCAAGCTTTTGTTGTTTTACTTCCTGTAAAATCTGTTGGAGTTATGGGAGATGAAAGAACTTATGAATATACAGCTGTTTTAAGATCTGCTAATACAATAGACTTTATGACTGCTACTTGGTCTCACTTACCTTATGAATTTTTAGAAAAGGTTTCTAATAGAATTTTGAATGAAGTTAAAGGAATTAATAGATTGACTTATGATATTTCTTCTAAACCACCTGCTACTATTGAGTGGGAATGAAAGAAAAACTCATTTAAAATAAGTAATTACTATACTTTTAAATTTTAATGGACTTAATTTGGACTTTAATTGAAATGGTGTTAGTAAGAATATTTCTACTAACACCATTTATTGTATATTACATATCAAGTAAATCCCAAGGGGTTATTATCCCTAAAATTTTTTCAGTTTTTTTACCATTTTCTGTTACAAATAACATTACTAACTTTTTATCTTTTTTTATAGATTTATTGAATAAGTTTTGTGCAGAAGCCAATTCTTCATTTCTTTTTATAAAATCAAAATATTCACTTGAATGATTTTCTAGTTTTATATATTTTTCATAATCTTTCACTTTATATTCTTTTCCTATTTCAATTATTTCGTCATCAGATAATTTTGAAAAAATAGTATTTTCACTAAAGACACCTACAAGCTTTTTATCTTTATCCAATACAGGTACATGTGATATTTTCTTTTCATTCATTGTTTTTATTAAATTCTCTAATTTTTCTTCTAAATCTACTACAAACATCTCACTAATATATCTACTTGTAACTAATGGTGGATTTTCAAGTAAACTTATTATTTCTTTCAATTTTTCTATAATATTTTCATTTATTTCAATTGTAACTTTTCCTTCTACTTTACACTCTCCATGAGATAGAAGATTTCTTATCTTTCTTATAAGATTAATATCTTTTTCAAATTTCTTATATTCTTTTTGATTTGATAATATATAAAATGCTCCTTCTTCATCTTTTACTTTATATTTAATTCTTACTAAATCCTCAAATTTATTGCATAAATCTCTAAATATTGAAATTGAACCTTTCATTTTTCTCTTCTCCTTGATATATTTTATTTTTGTACGAAAAAATTTTAAACTTTATTTTTATTTATTCCAAAATTTATGTAATTTTCTTGATAAAAATCTATGAAAAAATTCTAATGGAGGACGATACTCTGATTGTCTATATAAAAATATTAATTTTTGTATTCTCTCTAAATCTTTCTCTTCTATATCTTTTTTATCCATTACCTCAAATTCTCTTTCTAATTTTTCTAAAACTTTTTTAAAATCTCTATAATTTAAAAAATCATTATAAACTAAAATAATAAAAGTTGCAAATGGATAAAGATAATAAACTAACAAAATTTCTAAAGTTAAATTTTTTAAACTAAGTAAAACAATAACTAAAATAATTATTATTATCCAAATTAAAGATTCAACAAATTTTTTTGATAAATTTTCAGTAAAATAGACATTTTGTTTTTGGTAACTTAAAACTTCTTTTTCATTTTCTAAAGTGTCGTCACATAAATACCAATCTTTTACTCCTCTATATTCATCTGTACCATTATTACAGATTTCTTTTTTATATCTTTTTGAATTTTTCTTTTTTTCTATATTTAAATATTTTTTAATATCTCCTTCAGAAAATTCTAAATATATATTTTCAAAATTTAAATTAAATAATTTTCTATCTATAGTTTCTTTCACTGTTGACATTAATAAAATTTCTTTTTTTCTACTTAATATTACTTGATTACATGCTATTATAAAAATAAAATTAATAAGAATAAGATAGTAACAATTTTTTGCAATAATTCCTAATACTGCAATAATAAATGTTAATATATAAACTAATATTGTTTTCTTTTCTATCTTTTCACAATAAATTCTCTGTAAAAATAATAAATCTAAAATTTCTAAGGAATTTTGTTTATTTTTTACATCTAACATTAATATTCATCTCTCTTTCAAATTTATCTATCATATTTTTCAAATAACTTAGTAATTTTTCATTGAAATACAAATTTAATTCTTTTAATTTGGAAAAATGAGAACAACTTAAAAATTTTTTATTACAATAAGGGCATTTAAATTTATTTATTTTACTTTTTCTCTTAAAAAGCTTTCTCTTATATTTTCTACAAAGAATAAACTTAAAAAATAAATGTACTTCATGTATATTTGAAAAAGCAAAAAAATCTTTAAATGAACTTATTTCTCCAATAGTTCCATGCTCTCTTTCTCCAAAAATTAATATATCATATTTTTCAAAATATAGAGATGAAAAAAATAAAAGGTTTTACACATTTTTTAATCCATTCACTTAAAGAATTATTTTGAAAAAGAATTTTTCTTATTTCTAGTTCAGTTCCTAAACATAAACTTCCATCATAGTTTTTATGAAAATCTTTTGAAAGAGTATTTTCAGCATCATAAACCTTTGGTAAAAATATTGGATAATTTTTATAAACTTCTATTTTTAAAAGAACATTTTTATATAATTTTATATTATTATATTCTAAAAAATTTTCTAAATATCCTTTTAAAATAATTTTGTCATTAGTTTTTTCTATTATTTTAAATGAGGGATATTCTACTAAAAACTCTTCAATATTTCTCATTATCTCCTCCAAGGTTTTATAGGAGTAACAGATTCTGGAGTTCCTAAAAATTGCTTTACATTTTCATCTAAATTTTCCATACCAAATATATTTGAAAAATTAGTTAAATATTCTTTTTCATTTTCTATTAGAAATTCTTTTTTTATTTCTTCTATCCATTTAAAAAATAATATAGGTTTTTCACTATCTTCATTCCAACTATCTGCTAAATTATCTTGAGGATTCACTGGATTAAATATTTCCCACTTACAATTTGTTTTTTTTATTACAATCTTATCTCCATATCTTTGGTCTAAATTTTCTTTAGAAATTAATTCTGCATAAATGCACAAATCAGAAATAATATATTTTAATAATTCTATTGTATTTAAATAAGTATAATTAGTTTTTTCTGCAATTTTAGTGCATATTGTTGTAATTATTGCAGAGATTACTTTTTTATTCTCTTTTTTTATTGAAAAATAAAAATAATCTCTATTATACTTTAAAAATTGAATAACCCTTTGTAAAGAAGTTCTATCAAATAAACTAGGTAACTCTTCAACATTCTCATTTAGCATATTATAATAACTTTCATTAATCATTTTGGCTTGAGGATATCTATCATTAATCTCTTTAAACCATTCACTATAATCTTTTGGATTACTTTCAAACCATTCAACCTTTTCGTCAATTTTATTTGTCAAAAAGATAAAATTATTATTAGAAGGCTTTGCAGGTAAAACATCTATATTAAAGTCAATCCCATTAATCTTACTATATTCTAAAGTAAAACATTTATTATACTCTCTAATAATTTCTGAATAATTTTTGTTTTGATTAATAATATTCCATATATTTTCTCTAAATTCTTTTGCTGGTAAATTTTCATCGTTATAAACAACACATATAAAATCTAAATCATACCCTTTCATTTTTCTTTCTTTTAGAGGTTTTATAACTGTTCCTAAAGAAAAAGAACCTTGTGGGTAAATGTCACATCTTAGTCCTTTTCCTTCTAAATATTTAGCTAAAGATTTATATTTCTCTTCAGCATTTTTATACATTGTTGGTGTTATATCCAAATTTTTCATTATAGTTTCTAAAATTTCATTCTTATTAAATTTAGTTTCCATATACCTTTTCTATCTAATCAACAAAATATTCATTAGATAATCTCCTTTCATTATGTTTATTATTTATTATACCATAGTCACAACAAAATGTATATAGTTTACATTACATTGGATTTTATTTAAAATTTCTGACCAATTCTTTTTCTTCTTTTGCTAATTTATATAATTCATAAAACACTTTATCAATTTTATTTTCTAAATCTTGAGTATCTTTATTCATTTTTTAGTTCTATTATTTCTTCAACTAGATTTATTATTTTATTTTCCAAATTTTTTTCTAAAAAATTTATATTTTCTGGCAAACCTAAAAATTCTAATACATAATGAGCCTTTATAATGTCTTCTGCCTTTTTAATTTGAGGTTCTAATTTATATATTTCTTTTGATACTTTTTCTTTATCCTTGCTAGAAAGTAATCTTTCATAAAAAAGAGTTGTTATTAGTTTTGATACATTCTTCTATGTAAAAATTTCTAGCATTTTCATTTTCTACTCTTCATAAGTAATCTATAATGTGTCCAACTTAATTGGTCACTCAATACGTGACCTTTTTGAAAAATTAAATAAAATTTTCTCATATTCTTCAAATTAGCAACTGTGAAGCCTTTTCCAAATTCTTTTGTCATCTTTTTTGAAAGATTTTTTATTAAAGCTATACCCATTTTATATACTGTTATTTCTTGCTTACTTTAAAATACTTTTAATTTCTTTATAAATACTATCTTCAATTTCTAACATAAAATCCTCTTATAAATATTTATCACTCCAAAAAATTCCTAACAACCCTAACCATCATTTCCTTTGGTCTTGATTCAGTTAATAGCAAAATGATTGCCACTTCAACAAAAATATATAGATATACTAATTCCTATTCTTTTATAAACATCTATAATAAATAGAAAAATATCTATTCTTCAACAATTTTCTTAAATTCCTCCAAAGAAGGTAAAATAGTTGTATATCTACTAGCAAATATTTGATTATTATCCTTTGGAAGAGTTAATTTAACTAAAGTATCATTTTTATCTTTACATATTATAATTCCAATAGTATCATTCTCATCAGGAAGTTTTACACATCTATCATAATAGTTTACATACATTTGCATTTGCCCTAAATCTTGATGAGTTACTTCTCCAATTTTTAAATCTATTAAAACAAAACATTTCAATAGTCTATTATAAAAAACTAAATCTACTCTAAAATGTCTTTCATCAAAAGTAAATCTAACTTGCCTGCCTACAAAAGTAAAACCTTTTCCTAATTCTAATAGGAACATCTCTAACTTATTTATTATTTCTGTTTCTAATTTATTTTCAGAATAATCACTTTTTTCATCTAATCCAAGAAATTCTAAAATATATGGGTCTTTTATAATATCTTGTGGCTTTTCTATGATTTGACCTTTAATTGATAATTCTTTAACTTTTTCTTTATTCTTACTTAAAACTAATCTTTCATATAAAGCTGAATTCACTTGTCTTTTTAATTCTCTTAAACTCCAATTATTTTGAATAGCTTCTATTTCATAGAAATTTCTAATACCTATATCTTCTATTCTCATTAAAATAAGATAATGAGACCAACTTAATTTGAATTCCGCAGACAGTGTCTGCGGAATTGAGTATCTAACATAAAATGTTCTCATTTGCTCTAAATTCCTTTGAGAAAAACCTTTTCCAAATTCCTTAATCAATTTTTTAGAAAGTGTTTTTATTAAATTTTTTCCATACTCAGCTCTTTTATTTCCATTTTGTTCTTCTTCTACTATTCTTTTTCCAATTAAAAAATAAGTTTTTGTCATTGTGGAATTTACATTTAATATTATATTTTGTCTAGCCTTACTTAGTAATTCATGTATTTCTTCATAAATATCTTTTTTTATTTCAAGTTTCATAATTGTACTCCTTTCTTACCACCCCAAAAAGTTCATAACAACCTTAACCATCATTTCCTTTTCTTCTGGTTTAGATTCTGCAAGAAGTAGTGTGATTGCTACTAAACTACTATCAGAAATAATTTTCTCCCCATTTCTAAATAAAAGATTATTTTGATTTAAAAAGTATATAAATATAGTAGCAGCTATTCTTTTACACCCATCTATAAATGGATGGTCCTTTACTATGAAATATAATAAATTTGCTGCTTTTTCTTCAACTGTTGGATAAGCATCTTCTCCAAAAGCACTTTGATAGATAGAATCTACAATTCCTTTTAAAGCTCCTTCACTTTTTTCTCTTCCAAATATTGTTGAAGTTGAACCAAAAGACATACTTGCTATCAACTCTCTACATTCTTCATAAGTTAATTGATAAGTATCTTTTTTTAAACCTTCTGGCTTTATAACTACTTGATGGTCATAATTATCTAAAAGTTCCAAAGCTCTTGAATATTCTTGAATAATTGAAAAATTTTTTTCATTATTTAACATTTTATTTCTCCCCTTTATTTAGAATATTTATTATATATTCTAGCACATTTTTATTTTATAACAAAAGAAAAAACTGATTGAAGTTTTCACTCCAATCAGCTTTTATTTTAATTTTTAGAATTAGAATATAACTCTTAGTCCTACTCCACCTCTAACATTGCTTCCCTTTGTATCATAACCTACATTTCCAGTTACTCCAAATCTTTGGTTATCAAGTCCAACATTTAAGTCAACTTTTACATTTCCTTTTCTATCTTCCTTTTCACCACGGATATTAAACCAATCAGCAGTTGTTCCTGCTACTCTTGCTTTATTCTTTCCATTTGCAACTCTTCCTAACTCATTTTCATAAGCTAGTCCAACTGATGCAGTTAAAGATTTAGTTCCAAAGTAATGTTTATATGCTAGTTCTGTTCCTATTTCAGGTCTTATAGATAAGTAGTCATTTTCTTTAACTTCTAATTTCATTTCTCCAGATTTTTCTTTTATCTTAGATACTCTTCCATATTCAGCTTTTAATGCTGCATAAGGTCTTACTGAGAAACCTTCACTTAATCTAAATTCTTTTCCTATTTCATTTTTAATTCCTATTCCATAAGTATAGTATTTAGATTTTGCATGGAATATTTCATCAACAACTAAGAATTTTCTTTCTAGTTTATTATATCCTGCAAAGATATCTCCTGATATTGTCCAATTTAAGCTATTATTCTCATCAAATGGAACTGATTTAAATAATCCAACCTTAGCTTGTAATTGTTCTTCTTTAGAGTTTCCAATATCTTTAAATTTGAAAGTATTATGAACTATACCTGTATACCAACCTGTACCTCTTCCAAGTTTAATATCTTCATTTTCATGAACATAAGCTACACCGTAAGCATTGTTCTTATAGTCTATTACACCTGCAGTATCTGTCTTGTATTCACCTTTCATTCCAAAAGTTTTCACCTTATTAGAATTTTTTGTAGGGTTTGTCCAAGAATTTCTTAAATGAGAGAACTCTTTATCTAAAATCATTCCAGTTGCTTGTACTCTTTGTTGTACATTTGCATATTGGTGACCCATCATTTCATCAAATGCTTGTGTCAATAATACTTCTTCATTTTTACCAATACTATTTAATTTATTAAATATTCTTTTTTCAATTGAATTAACAGTATTAGCATCATATCTTTGTTCTAGTCCATCTGCAAAGTTATATGCATTATTTTCTGGTTTTACAAAAGATGTATAAGCTAATTTAGACATTCCAACACCTGTTATTTGTCCATAATTATCTAAAACTGGTGTAGCTATCCAAGTTAACGAACCAGCTAATGTTGTTAATTTAAAGTTTCTTCCTTGGATTTGATCTAGGAAAGGTTTAATTACATTTCCACTTACAAACCATTCTTTCTTATTAGTTCTTTCTGAATATTCAGTACCAATAATTAATTGGCTATTTACAGGTGGATTTGCTCCTTCAAATTCAACAGGTCTTGTTCTTCCTAATGTATCAACATAGAAACCAACATCTGACATTGCTAGATTTGGTGCACTACCAATTAATTCATTAATTTTTTCAACTTCTGCTACATCATCTATTATTCTGCCATTTCTTCTAAATATAGGTTTTCCATCTTGTACAGTGATTGAAATACCTTGGAAATCTTTATTAGAACCTGCAGCTTGTCCTATTTCACGTCCATTAGGATCAGAAGTAATCTTATCATTAATCATTTTTTGTAAGTTAGCTATATCTTCTGCACTTACATCTTTCCAGCTAATTGCAGTTGCTCCCTTACCTCTTACTTTAATGTCTCCATAGTTTTTAATTACTGCATTTCTTATTAAGTTTCCACTAGCATCTCTTTTTCCTCTGATAACAACTCCTGAACTATTATCAGCATCAATTAAGATTTTTCCAGAAGCTTCATTTATAAGAGTTGATCCGTTCATTACTGCAACCCCAGTAAGTCCTGAAACATTTTCATTTACTTTTCCATTTCTTCCAGCATATGAATCTGTTGTTGTTATAGTACCAAAGTTTCTAAATGTAGCTCCTTCATCAACATAAACTCCTGTCATACTTTGGATTTTATCAGTTGCAGTTGCTTTACTTCCATCTAAGAAAATTTTTCCATTAACTCCATTTTCTACAACAGTTCCAACTCCTGAACCATACATACCAATAGATTTATTGTTATATATTCTAATTGATCCATCATTTACTATATGTCCACCATTATCAGCAGCCATTCCTATACCATAAACAATTTTTGAAACATCAGAATATACTTTTCCTGTTGCTGGATCTATATCATCTGTTTTTCCTACAAAAATGTTACCCTTATTTGTTGCTTTTCCTCCTGGTGCATAAACTCCTATATTTCCTTTTCCTGTCGAGAAGTCTATTGTTCCATTATTTGTGAAATCTCCACCATTTTTAATATAGAAAGCAATTAAATGTTCAGAACCATTTGAATTTATTGTTCTATTATTAATAATGTTTGCCTTTCCATTAGAATATAGGAACACACTATCATTTCCCATACTTACGGTTCCTGTATTTCCATTAATATAAGTATTAGTTTTTGTTGGGTCATTGTTATTTAATATAAATCCATAAGATTTTTCTCCAACTGAAATCTTAGATGCTTGATCATCAACTTGTGTTCCATTTACTGCATAAACTCCAGTAGGTTCACTATCTTTTGCTGTCGCAACATGTGGATCAATATCTAATTCACCTTTTATAGTAAGTTTTCCAGCTTCTTTATAGATTCCTATACCTTGGTCTTTAACATGGATTTTTCCACTATCTATATCAACATTTGCAGAAGCTTTTGAATAAATACCTATTGACTTTTCACCAACTTCTATTATTCCAGATGTATGTTTTATGTTAGAACCTTCTAAAACTCTAGTTCCTATAACATTTCCGGCCTTATCTTTTATATCTTCAGTAGTTGTTGTTGTATAAATTCCAATAGTTGGATTCTTTGAATCAGCTGAATCAGCTATATTTATATTAGCTTTATTTTCAAAAGTTTGGTCACCTCTTAAAAATGCCCCTAATGTTCTCTTTCCTGCTAGATTTAATTCTCCATTATTTACAATATATTTTGAGCTAGCTGAAGAATTTTTTGCATAGATTGCCACAGATTCTTCTCCACTTAGAGAAATTTTACTATTATTTGTAAAATTAGAATCTACTGCTGAAATTCCTCTTGCTTTATCTTTTGTTCCAGTTATTGACTCTGCTGTTGAAACAAAATTTGGAGTTGTATTTTGTAAATAAAGTCCAGTAGAATCTTTACCTAATTTTATTGTTTTTACTCCAGTTAATTGAGAATTTCCTTCAATATATGCTCCTGTATATTCGTCTGCAACATCTATATCAACTTTAGTTCCTGAACCATCTAATTGAGCTATACTATTTTTTAAATAAAGCATAGTATTTTGAGTTGCTCCTAAGTTTCCTAGATGAGAAATAAATTTAGAATTTTCTAGATATGCAAGTACTCCTTTATTTTGAAAATTTACAGTACCTTTTGCATCTATTGTTGAATTTTTGCCATAGAAAGCTATTCCATCTTTACCAACTGTTACTGTTGAATTTGTATTTAAATTTGTATTTTCAGCATATATTGCAACTGCTGGATAA
It encodes:
- the tenpIN gene encoding type III toxin-antitoxin system TenpIN family toxin, whose protein sequence is MKFCFLTDDFFDLYKECEEIEKKNNRPYATVCLLKYNNLYFAIPIRHNIKHQYAIFTDKEKTKGLDLSKTLIIKDLNFVVQNRTAFISQDEYSQLIQKETFIISKLNSYIKKYIKALGHQNIKKNYLLCSMSCLKYFHKELNIE
- a CDS encoding DUF1016 N-terminal domain-containing protein, with protein sequence MGIALIKNLSKKMTKEFGKGFTVANLKNMRKFYLIFQKGHVLSDQLSWTHYRLLMKSRK
- a CDS encoding CBS domain-containing protein produces the protein MKGSISIFRDLCNKFEDLVRIKYKVKDEEGAFYILSNQKEYKKFEKDINLIRKIRNLLSHGECKVEGKVTIEINENIIEKLKEIISLLENPPLVTSRYISEMFVVDLEEKLENLIKTMNEKKISHVPVLDKDKKLVGVFSENTIFSKLSDDEIIEIGKEYKVKDYEKYIKLENHSSEYFDFIKRNEELASAQNLFNKSIKKDKKLVMLFVTENGKKTEKILGIITPWDLLDM
- a CDS encoding type II toxin-antitoxin system death-on-curing family toxin; the encoded protein is MLNNEKNFSIIQEYSRALELLDNYDHQVVIKPEGLKKDTYQLTYEECRELIASMSFGSTSTIFGREKSEGALKGIVDSIYQSAFGEDAYPTVEEKAANLLYFIVKDHPFIDGCKRIAATIFIYFLNQNNLLFRNGEKIISDSSLVAITLLLAESKPEEKEMMVKVVMNFLGW
- a CDS encoding PDDEXK nuclease domain-containing protein, with the translated sequence MKLEIKKDIYEEIHELLSKARQNIILNVNSTMTKTYFLIGKRIVEEEQNGNKRAEYGKNLIKTLSKKLIKEFGKGFSQRNLEQMRTFYVRYSIPQTLSAEFKLSWSHYLILMRIEDIGIRNFYEIEAIQNNWSLRELKRQVNSALYERLVLSKNKEKVKELSIKGQIIEKPQDIIKDPYILEFLGLDEKSDYSENKLETEIINKLEMFLLELGKGFTFVGRQVRFTFDERHFRVDLVFYNRLLKCFVLIDLKIGEVTHQDLGQMQMYVNYYDRCVKLPDENDTIGIIICKDKNDTLVKLTLPKDNNQIFASRYTTILPSLEEFKKIVEE
- a CDS encoding S-4TM family putative pore-forming effector; protein product: MLDVKNKQNSLEILDLLFLQRIYCEKIEKKTILVYILTFIIAVLGIIAKNCYYLILINFIFIIACNQVILSRKKEILLMSTVKETIDRKLFNLNFENIYLEFSEGDIKKYLNIEKKKNSKRYKKEICNNGTDEYRGVKDWYLCDDTLENEKEVLSYQKQNVYFTENLSKKFVESLIWIIIIILVIVLLSLKNLTLEILLVYYLYPFATFIILVYNDFLNYRDFKKVLEKLEREFEVMDKKDIEEKDLERIQKLIFLYRQSEYRPPLEFFHRFLSRKLHKFWNK
- a CDS encoding nucleotidyltransferase domain-containing protein, with the protein product METKFNKNEILETIMKNLDITPTMYKNAEEKYKSLAKYLEGKGLRCDIYPQGSFSLGTVIKPLKERKMKGYDLDFICVVYNDENLPAKEFRENIWNIINQNKNYSEIIREYNKCFTLEYSKINGIDFNIDVLPAKPSNNNFIFLTNKIDEKVEWFESNPKDYSEWFKEINDRYPQAKMINESYYNMLNENVEELPSLFDRTSLQRVIQFLKYNRDYFYFSIKKENKKVISAIITTICTKIAEKTNYTYLNTIELLKYIISDLCIYAELISKENLDQRYGDKIVIKKTNCKWEIFNPVNPQDNLADSWNEDSEKPILFFKWIEEIKKEFLIENEKEYLTNFSNIFGMENLDENVKQFLGTPESVTPIKPWRR
- the guaA gene encoding glutamine-hydrolyzing GMP synthase; the protein is MKKGGIVILDFGSQYNQLIARRVREMGVYAEVVPFHEDVDKILAREPKGIILSGGPASVYAEGAPSLDIKLFQNNIPILGLCYGMQLITHLHGGKVARADKQEFGKAELELDDKNHILYKDIPNKTTVWMSHGDHVTEMAPDFKIIAHTDSSIAAIENNDKNIYAFQYHPEVTHSQHGFDMLKNFVFGIAKAEKNWSMENYIESTVKQIKERVGNKQVILGLSGGVDSSVAAALINKAIGRQLTCIFVDTGLLRKDEAKQVMEVYAKNFDMNIKCVNAEERFLTKLAGVTDPETKRKIIGKEFVEVFNEEAKKIEGAEFLAQGTIYPDVIESVSVKGPSVTIKSHHNVGGLPEDLKFELLEPLRELFKDEVRKVGRELGIPDYMVDRHPFPGPGLGIRILGEVTKEKADILREADAIFIEELRKADLYNKVSQAFVVLLPVKSVGVMGDERTYEYTAVLRSANTIDFMTATWSHLPYEFLEKVSNRILNEVKGINRLTYDISSKPPATIEWE